A stretch of the Halorussus salinus genome encodes the following:
- a CDS encoding Na+/H+ antiporter NhaC family protein gives MADREDDSPEETVAEELADARQARTGPRIEFYGGPAASAIPIALFIAWAIFQSGLLRIGDTQGLVAGMLVSLIVGMFFAKGDWKTYANTIFEGMTQRVAATAIVAWLWAGMFADTIQAGEFVSGLVWAADVLSVGAALFPAITFVLAALLATGIGTGYGTVIAFTGLFFPAGVLVGANPTLLFGAILSGAVFGDNLAPVSDTTIVSAVTQDADIGGVVASRFKYAIVAAVLAFVAYLVGGSVMPGADVARSADILGGQTEALGLVHLASIGVVIATAVSGRHIVEAISWGLIVAFVANVVFDLASVSEMLLFTAPDSTALAESLAFLPFVAVAPAGSDAVGVSGTIYSGAVGFFPLIVLTLLIVAGARIMIQGGGFEAIQNWLLTNIATNVRRAETTMVLGTASVNAMITINTAAEIAIAPYIARIGERFNVNGYRRANILDANTSALGYIFPWAGGVLVGFTEMQGLVGANGFDWFTQSLVVNPAEVWPFVFHGWFLFGVFIISALTGFGLEYTSDRESEEVARV, from the coding sequence ATGGCTGACAGGGAAGACGACTCACCAGAAGAGACAGTCGCAGAGGAACTGGCAGACGCCAGACAGGCCCGGACCGGGCCGCGAATCGAGTTCTACGGCGGCCCCGCGGCCAGCGCCATCCCCATCGCGCTGTTCATCGCGTGGGCCATCTTCCAGAGCGGACTCCTCCGAATCGGCGACACGCAGGGCCTCGTCGCCGGGATGTTGGTCTCGCTCATCGTGGGCATGTTCTTCGCTAAGGGAGACTGGAAGACGTACGCAAACACCATCTTCGAAGGGATGACCCAACGAGTCGCCGCGACGGCCATCGTCGCGTGGCTCTGGGCGGGCATGTTCGCCGACACGATTCAGGCGGGCGAGTTCGTCAGCGGCCTCGTCTGGGCGGCGGACGTACTGTCGGTCGGGGCGGCGCTGTTCCCGGCTATCACGTTCGTCCTCGCGGCCCTGCTGGCGACCGGCATCGGCACGGGCTACGGGACGGTCATCGCGTTCACCGGCCTGTTCTTCCCGGCGGGCGTGCTGGTCGGCGCGAACCCGACCCTGCTGTTCGGCGCGATTCTCTCGGGTGCGGTGTTCGGCGACAACCTCGCGCCGGTCTCGGACACGACCATCGTGAGCGCGGTTACGCAGGACGCCGACATCGGCGGCGTCGTCGCCTCGCGGTTCAAGTACGCCATCGTCGCGGCGGTGCTGGCGTTCGTCGCCTACCTCGTCGGCGGGTCGGTGATGCCCGGCGCGGACGTGGCGAGGAGCGCCGACATCCTCGGCGGCCAGACCGAGGCGCTCGGTCTCGTCCACCTCGCGTCCATCGGCGTCGTCATCGCCACGGCCGTGAGCGGTCGGCACATCGTGGAAGCGATTTCGTGGGGTCTCATCGTCGCGTTCGTCGCGAACGTCGTCTTCGACCTCGCGTCGGTCTCGGAGATGTTGCTGTTCACCGCACCGGACAGCACTGCGCTGGCCGAATCGCTGGCGTTCCTGCCGTTCGTCGCCGTCGCTCCGGCGGGGTCGGACGCCGTCGGCGTCTCGGGGACCATCTACTCGGGCGCGGTCGGGTTCTTCCCACTCATCGTCCTGACCCTGCTCATCGTGGCGGGAGCGCGCATCATGATTCAGGGCGGCGGGTTCGAGGCCATCCAGAACTGGTTGCTCACCAACATCGCGACCAACGTCCGGCGCGCCGAGACCACGATGGTCCTCGGTACCGCGTCGGTCAACGCGATGATAACCATCAACACCGCCGCCGAAATCGCCATCGCGCCGTACATCGCTCGCATCGGCGAACGGTTCAACGTCAACGGCTACCGGCGCGCGAACATTCTGGACGCCAACACCTCCGCACTCGGCTACATCTTCCCGTGGGCGGGCGGCGTCCTCGTGGGCTTCACCGAGATGCAGGGACTCGTCGGCGCGAACGGCTTCGACTGGTTCACCCAGTCGCTGGTGGTCAACCCCGCGGAAGTCTGGCCGTTCGTGTTCCACGGCTGGTTCCTGTTCGGCGTGTTCATTATCTCCGCCCTGACCGGGTTCGGCCTCGAATACACGAGTGACCGCGAGTCCGAGGAGGTGGCTCGCGTATGA
- a CDS encoding amidohydrolase has product MSQQAERDRLVEIRRDLHRHPEPAWREFYTTARIVEELERIGVDELHVGPDAIAEEARMAVPDDEELAEWYEQAREAGADEEVLRQLEGGYTGAVAVIEQGENPEEAPTVGLRVDIDGLLRAESEDDDHEPAAEGFRSEHEGAMHACGHDAHATIGLGVIEAVEDSDFEGTLKVFFQPGEEMIAGGKSMAESDHLEDVDYLLAAHIGLDHPTGEVVAGLDGFLAVSHFRAEFSGEPAHAGGEPNEGENAVQAMAAAVQNLYAIPRHDEGATRVNAGKVGGGTATNIIPEEAFVEGEVRGETTELKDYTKERAERVIESAAEMHGCEVDITTNGEAPSAESDEELVSIVGDVAGETSGVENVVHRDELGGSEDATYLMRAVQQNGGKAAYVGVGTDHPGGHHTATFDVDEASLPVGIDVLAGAIRTISAERP; this is encoded by the coding sequence ATGAGCCAACAGGCCGAGCGCGACCGACTGGTCGAGATTCGACGCGACCTCCACCGCCACCCCGAACCCGCGTGGCGCGAGTTTTACACGACCGCCAGAATCGTCGAAGAACTTGAACGTATCGGCGTGGACGAACTTCACGTCGGCCCGGACGCCATCGCCGAGGAAGCCCGCATGGCCGTCCCGGACGACGAGGAACTGGCCGAGTGGTACGAGCAGGCCCGCGAGGCGGGCGCGGACGAGGAGGTCCTCCGGCAACTGGAGGGCGGCTACACGGGTGCGGTAGCAGTAATCGAGCAGGGCGAGAACCCCGAGGAGGCACCGACCGTCGGCCTCCGCGTGGACATCGACGGCCTCCTGCGCGCCGAGTCCGAGGACGACGACCACGAACCCGCCGCGGAGGGCTTCCGGTCGGAACACGAGGGCGCGATGCACGCCTGCGGCCACGACGCCCACGCGACCATCGGCTTGGGCGTCATCGAGGCTGTCGAGGACAGCGATTTCGAGGGGACGCTCAAGGTCTTCTTCCAACCCGGCGAGGAGATGATAGCGGGCGGTAAGTCGATGGCCGAGAGCGACCATCTCGAAGACGTTGATTACCTGCTGGCGGCCCACATCGGTCTCGACCACCCGACCGGGGAAGTCGTCGCGGGCCTCGACGGGTTCCTCGCGGTGAGCCACTTCCGCGCCGAGTTTTCCGGGGAACCGGCCCACGCTGGCGGGGAGCCAAACGAGGGCGAGAACGCCGTGCAGGCGATGGCGGCCGCGGTCCAGAACCTCTACGCCATCCCACGCCACGACGAGGGCGCGACCAGAGTCAACGCGGGCAAGGTCGGCGGCGGGACCGCGACTAACATTATCCCCGAGGAGGCCTTCGTGGAGGGCGAGGTCCGGGGCGAGACGACCGAACTCAAAGATTACACGAAAGAGCGCGCCGAGCGCGTCATCGAGTCCGCGGCCGAGATGCACGGTTGCGAGGTCGATATCACGACCAACGGCGAGGCCCCGAGCGCCGAGAGCGACGAGGAGTTGGTCTCCATCGTCGGCGACGTAGCGGGCGAGACCTCCGGCGTCGAGAACGTGGTCCACCGCGACGAGTTGGGCGGGAGCGAGGACGCGACCTACCTGATGCGGGCCGTCCAGCAGAACGGCGGGAAGGCGGCCTACGTCGGCGTCGGCACCGACCACCCCGGCGGCCACCACACCGCGACCTTCGACGTGGACGAGGCGTCGCTCCCGGTCGGTATCGACGTACTGGCGGGAGCAATCCGTACGATTTCGGCCGAGCGACCCTGA
- a CDS encoding DUF5797 family protein, with amino-acid sequence MTLSEEARERLADLVELQPTKNAELQERWGLESGSEVHQYLENELKDYYYRDDNSLIRATEEAAELVDVEPGVVDDEGSGVPSAIRVPRLQQQVFAVVAGPDDDSESVVSVLQKVRAEFGVDPEAEEVRSALQALRRKGVVEVVYRTVPTFKLAVERDSVEVSVSE; translated from the coding sequence ATGACTCTCTCTGAGGAGGCCCGCGAGCGACTCGCCGACCTCGTGGAGCTACAGCCGACCAAGAACGCGGAACTGCAGGAGCGTTGGGGTCTCGAAAGCGGGAGCGAGGTTCACCAGTACCTCGAAAACGAACTCAAGGACTACTACTACCGCGACGACAACAGCCTGATTCGGGCGACCGAGGAGGCCGCGGAACTGGTGGACGTGGAACCCGGCGTCGTGGACGACGAGGGGAGCGGCGTCCCCTCGGCGATTCGAGTCCCGCGACTCCAACAGCAGGTGTTCGCGGTCGTCGCCGGACCGGACGACGACTCGGAGAGCGTGGTCTCGGTCCTCCAGAAAGTGCGCGCGGAGTTCGGCGTGGACCCCGAGGCCGAGGAGGTCCGGAGCGCCCTGCAGGCCCTGCGGCGCAAGGGCGTCGTGGAAGTCGTCTACCGGACCGTGCCGACGTTCAAGCTGGCCGTCGAGCGCGATTCGGTCGAGGTGTCGGTCTCGGAGTAG
- a CDS encoding HalOD1 output domain-containing protein — MSENAIENPNDAHEITERATYDRDQPLSAAVIDAVAEAADREPAELGTPLYDQIDPDALDNLFSDRHNGMPRGSGHVVFTLLDYEVTVYSDGYVDIRE, encoded by the coding sequence ATGAGTGAGAACGCTATCGAGAACCCTAACGACGCCCACGAAATAACCGAACGCGCGACCTACGACCGCGACCAACCCTTGAGCGCCGCGGTCATCGACGCCGTCGCGGAGGCCGCCGACCGCGAACCCGCCGAACTCGGGACGCCGCTGTACGACCAGATAGACCCCGACGCGCTCGACAACCTCTTCAGTGACCGCCACAACGGGATGCCCCGCGGCAGTGGTCACGTCGTATTCACTCTTCTCGACTACGAAGTTACCGTCTACAGCGACGGGTACGTCGACATCCGCGAGTAG
- a CDS encoding bis(5'-nucleosyl)-tetraphosphatase produces the protein MTVEATSAGAILYRDTRGRREYLLLKSRPGDWEFPKGGVEGDEELQQTAIREVKEEAGIKDFRLLDGFRDDYDYVFEANGNTIHKTVHLFVAKSYEASAELSHEHRDHQWRDYEQAINTITQDGPRDILEDAHEFLNEKEENGDV, from the coding sequence ATGACGGTTGAAGCTACGAGCGCGGGTGCGATCCTCTACCGGGATACCCGCGGTCGCCGGGAATACCTCCTCCTCAAGTCCCGTCCGGGCGACTGGGAGTTCCCCAAAGGCGGCGTGGAGGGGGACGAAGAGCTACAGCAAACAGCCATCCGCGAAGTGAAAGAGGAGGCCGGAATCAAGGACTTCCGGCTCCTCGACGGCTTCCGAGACGATTACGATTACGTCTTCGAGGCCAACGGCAACACCATCCACAAGACGGTCCACCTGTTCGTCGCCAAGTCCTACGAGGCGAGCGCGGAGCTGTCCCACGAACACCGCGACCACCAGTGGCGCGACTACGAACAGGCCATCAACACCATCACGCAGGACGGACCGCGGGACATCCTCGAAGACGCCCACGAGTTCCTGAACGAGAAAGAGGAGAACGGCGACGTGTAG
- a CDS encoding DUF7513 family protein, whose amino-acid sequence MSLREKYFAGLGFRTNKPSFEPGEEISVFVTCYHGTTPVARVGDSVLRIEGAPDDALDTRVRLRVEEFDDNDHDGTATYLETVGESSF is encoded by the coding sequence ATGAGCCTCCGCGAGAAGTACTTCGCTGGCTTGGGCTTCCGGACGAACAAACCCAGCTTCGAACCGGGCGAGGAGATTTCGGTGTTCGTGACCTGCTACCACGGAACCACGCCGGTCGCACGGGTCGGCGACAGCGTCCTCCGCATCGAGGGCGCGCCCGACGACGCGCTCGACACCCGCGTCAGACTCCGGGTCGAGGAGTTCGACGACAACGACCACGACGGCACGGCGACGTATCTGGAGACCGTCGGCGAGTCGTCGTTCTGA
- a CDS encoding DUF5787 family protein: MTDADADPEFVFELRTCRWAEREWPPASTESPSTPAIVARQLGTKRRRWDTLVVEVDPEEFRQRANFGRERLDSDLLDVVPHAPADWEYYRDALPDPGYPWRYVRETIHRADDRGILDVRKRSNRIEIRRKWAYPDWVERIVAVENKPDLDASAARDLAAQMEYDVALSLADEVWVATRETGQRVEPALLERLPVEVGILTLNADSRDASVEWFPRSLDADAPGTLIRERGEETAYGSAASRFDYADPEWKARKRLEIAERAYEKGWRSFAETMRPDCRHFRLRREGRTLLPYCPAKNCHQTSSECSGSCPQFSPEPPQWRTKNWPIEGGPGKGIRRILEARRERNRPG; encoded by the coding sequence GTGACCGACGCGGACGCCGACCCCGAGTTCGTCTTCGAGTTGCGGACCTGCCGGTGGGCCGAGCGCGAGTGGCCGCCCGCGAGTACCGAGTCTCCCTCCACGCCCGCCATCGTCGCGCGGCAACTCGGCACCAAGCGCAGGCGCTGGGACACCCTCGTCGTGGAGGTGGACCCCGAGGAGTTCCGCCAGCGAGCCAACTTCGGGCGCGAGCGCCTCGACTCGGACTTGCTCGACGTGGTACCCCACGCCCCGGCCGACTGGGAGTACTACCGCGACGCGCTCCCGGACCCCGGCTACCCGTGGCGCTACGTCCGCGAGACCATCCACCGCGCCGACGACCGCGGGATTCTCGACGTGCGAAAGCGGTCCAATCGCATCGAGATTCGCCGCAAGTGGGCCTACCCCGACTGGGTGGAGCGTATCGTCGCCGTCGAGAACAAGCCCGACTTGGATGCCAGCGCGGCCCGCGACCTCGCCGCGCAGATGGAGTACGACGTGGCGCTGTCGCTGGCCGACGAGGTGTGGGTCGCCACGCGCGAGACCGGCCAGCGCGTCGAACCTGCCCTGCTGGAGCGTCTGCCCGTCGAGGTTGGCATCCTGACACTAAATGCGGACTCGCGTGACGCCAGTGTCGAGTGGTTCCCCCGGAGCCTCGACGCCGATGCACCGGGAACCCTGATTCGGGAACGCGGCGAGGAGACCGCCTACGGAAGCGCGGCCTCGCGGTTCGACTACGCCGACCCCGAGTGGAAAGCCCGGAAGCGCCTCGAAATCGCCGAGCGCGCCTACGAGAAAGGGTGGCGCTCGTTCGCCGAGACGATGCGCCCGGACTGTCGGCACTTCCGGTTGCGCCGCGAGGGCCGGACGCTCCTGCCGTACTGCCCGGCGAAAAACTGCCACCAGACGAGTTCGGAGTGTTCCGGCTCTTGCCCCCAATTTTCGCCGGAGCCGCCCCAGTGGCGGACGAAGAACTGGCCAATCGAGGGCGGGCCGGGGAAGGGGATTCGGCGAATTCTGGAGGCCAGACGCGAGCGCAACCGGCCCGGTTGA
- a CDS encoding MFS transporter, producing MALLGTDRRVLTLAFARMIDAVGNSFLIVVLPQFLDDVVLDAAGGAGAAGAAGGTEILGVAVAQSVLIGVALSLFGFLNSFGQPFTGRLSDRTGKRKAFILAGLALLGVASGAYVFAESYAAVLALRMLQGVGAALAIPATVALVNELATDATRGGNFGVFNTFRLIGFGFGPLVAGFLIELGPYATPAGTISGFTAAFGVALLGAATSFALVALFVSDPEATKARAGDDLAVSVSDSDAGGLDPVFTLGLATLFMAIGIGLFATLEPQLSERLRQGSVLFGLEFAAVVIANVVFQVPIGRASDTYGRRPFLVAGFVVLVPSLAAQGFVTTPAGMVAARFVQGVAVAMVFAPSLALAGDLAKEGESGTKLSILTMAFGLGTAIGPLASGFLVTFGFVWPFAFGGVLAALGLVLVYTQVEETVSDAEGIITPAAQD from the coding sequence ATGGCACTGCTCGGCACCGACCGGCGAGTGTTGACCCTCGCGTTCGCTCGGATGATAGACGCGGTGGGCAACTCCTTTCTCATCGTCGTCCTCCCGCAGTTTCTGGACGATGTCGTCCTCGACGCCGCTGGCGGGGCAGGCGCGGCGGGTGCGGCGGGCGGCACCGAGATTCTGGGCGTCGCGGTCGCCCAGTCGGTCCTCATCGGCGTCGCGCTCTCGCTGTTCGGCTTCCTCAACAGCTTCGGCCAACCGTTCACCGGGCGACTCTCCGACCGGACCGGCAAGCGCAAGGCGTTCATCCTCGCGGGACTCGCCCTCCTCGGCGTCGCCAGCGGTGCCTACGTCTTCGCCGAGAGCTACGCCGCGGTGCTGGCGCTCCGGATGTTGCAGGGGGTCGGCGCGGCGCTGGCCATCCCGGCGACCGTCGCGCTGGTCAACGAGTTGGCGACCGACGCGACCCGCGGCGGCAACTTCGGCGTGTTCAACACCTTCCGGCTGATAGGGTTCGGGTTCGGTCCGCTGGTCGCCGGGTTCCTGATAGAGTTGGGTCCGTACGCGACGCCCGCGGGAACTATCTCGGGGTTCACCGCGGCGTTCGGGGTGGCCCTCCTCGGCGCGGCGACGAGTTTCGCGCTGGTCGCGCTGTTCGTCTCGGACCCCGAGGCCACGAAGGCCCGCGCTGGCGACGACCTCGCGGTGTCGGTCAGCGACTCGGACGCGGGCGGTTTGGACCCCGTGTTCACGCTCGGCCTCGCCACGCTGTTCATGGCCATCGGCATCGGTCTCTTCGCGACCTTGGAACCGCAACTCTCCGAGCGACTGCGACAGGGGTCGGTCCTCTTCGGACTGGAGTTCGCCGCGGTCGTCATCGCCAACGTCGTCTTTCAGGTGCCCATCGGGCGGGCCAGCGACACCTACGGGCGACGGCCCTTCCTCGTCGCGGGGTTCGTCGTGCTGGTGCCTTCGCTGGCCGCGCAGGGGTTCGTGACGACGCCCGCCGGGATGGTCGCCGCGCGGTTCGTGCAGGGCGTCGCGGTGGCGATGGTGTTCGCGCCCTCGCTCGCGCTGGCGGGCGACTTGGCCAAGGAGGGCGAGTCGGGGACGAAGCTCTCGATTCTGACGATGGCGTTCGGTCTCGGGACCGCCATCGGGCCGCTGGCCTCCGGATTCCTCGTGACCTTCGGGTTCGTCTGGCCCTTCGCGTTCGGCGGCGTGTTGGCGGCGCTGGGGCTAGTGCTGGTCTACACGCAGGTCGAGGAGACGGTTTCCGACGCGGAAGGAATTATTACTCCGGCGGCTCAGGATTAA
- a CDS encoding pentapeptide repeat-containing protein, with protein sequence MSDNGGMCGFEPDLSQLSHPPGDYCCCRPVPDGFSRCVWHENKENKDASKLQKYRADGPEVLDEIILRGATIGKGLEFEGCRIYASDLTGASLKGTNLRDSDLRYSNLSNANLRNADVSESNLQEVNLSDTSLGGTDFEGSHMSATDLTGSTALKTDFSNTHFAGAVLDKVEYRVTDFTNSHMTGVSFEDAEFHKPIFSEAKLQSTNLSDVRLGASNFTNASLKDANLSGCFLKSTTMNGTTLTGANLSDANCEEGNFKNAELQNSRLEETNLSEANLNGANLEGAFLLRTDLRGAELTNTKIFESVFENIITDSKTKFGEYVPYEEEGEYNKAVRVYRRLSDLKKENGDVKNSQRYYIRHKESRRKLAKKKFAETSFLKSVSQDWGIHWTKLLLSSIQKIGSRWVMKHGESPWRVIGTSLTIIVLCSFIYPFIGGIRPAISSADPHYLPIDIPFVDIPEGLQNASVYAYFSLVTFTTLGYGDLQPAGFVSRTLAGLEAFVGGLLMALLVFVLGRRTTW encoded by the coding sequence ATGTCTGATAACGGAGGTATGTGTGGGTTTGAGCCAGATTTAAGTCAATTGTCTCACCCACCGGGAGATTACTGCTGTTGCAGACCAGTCCCAGACGGATTTAGCCGATGTGTTTGGCACGAAAACAAAGAAAATAAAGATGCTAGTAAACTCCAGAAATATCGAGCAGATGGTCCCGAAGTATTGGATGAAATTATACTCCGAGGAGCAACCATCGGCAAAGGACTGGAGTTCGAAGGTTGTCGAATTTATGCTTCCGATTTAACGGGAGCAAGTCTAAAAGGTACAAATCTCCGAGATTCTGATTTAAGATATTCTAATCTCTCAAACGCAAATCTACGAAATGCGGACGTATCTGAGTCCAACTTACAGGAAGTGAACTTGTCAGACACATCTCTTGGGGGAACAGATTTCGAAGGTTCTCATATGTCCGCAACGGATCTTACTGGTTCGACTGCTTTAAAAACTGATTTTTCTAACACCCACTTCGCAGGTGCGGTGTTGGATAAAGTCGAATACCGAGTTACGGATTTTACTAACTCTCACATGACAGGCGTAAGTTTTGAAGATGCAGAGTTCCATAAACCGATATTTTCCGAAGCAAAACTTCAAAGCACCAATCTGTCCGACGTTCGATTAGGAGCCTCCAATTTCACAAATGCTAGTTTAAAAGATGCAAACCTATCAGGTTGCTTCCTGAAGAGTACAACGATGAACGGTACTACACTTACTGGAGCAAATTTGTCGGATGCTAACTGTGAAGAGGGCAATTTCAAAAATGCCGAGCTTCAGAACTCAAGGCTGGAAGAAACAAATCTCTCTGAAGCAAATCTTAACGGTGCAAACCTTGAAGGAGCTTTTTTACTTCGAACAGATTTACGAGGTGCAGAGCTTACTAATACGAAAATATTCGAATCTGTTTTCGAGAATATAATCACTGATAGCAAAACTAAGTTTGGTGAGTATGTACCGTATGAAGAAGAAGGTGAATATAATAAAGCTGTCCGAGTCTATAGAAGATTATCCGACTTAAAGAAAGAAAATGGAGACGTGAAAAACTCCCAACGGTACTATATCCGTCATAAAGAGTCCCGGCGAAAGTTGGCGAAAAAGAAATTCGCTGAAACCTCATTTCTCAAATCAGTATCACAGGATTGGGGAATACATTGGACCAAATTGCTTTTATCTTCTATTCAAAAAATCGGGTCTCGATGGGTTATGAAGCACGGGGAAAGTCCGTGGAGAGTTATCGGGACTTCACTCACAATCATCGTTCTTTGTAGCTTTATATACCCATTTATTGGCGGAATACGTCCTGCGATTTCTTCTGCTGATCCACATTATCTGCCAATAGACATACCGTTTGTAGACATTCCGGAAGGTCTACAAAACGCATCGGTATATGCCTATTTCAGCTTAGTCACCTTTACGACTCTCGGATACGGCGATTTGCAACCTGCTGGCTTTGTAAGCCGGACACTCGCAGGTCTTGAGGCGTTCGTCGGTGGTCTCCTGATGGCACTTCTAGTGTTCGTTTTGGGCCGTAGGACAACTTGGTAA
- a CDS encoding uS10/mL48 family ribosomal protein, which produces MTFVTKLRLQSGNRPALDRIVDEIRSTAERKGAELRGPHSAPPERLSVPQYKTAAGEEHRQFRSWDYTVYTREMEIVGHNKLARQVTEFDFPDGVHVEVELEQIEQMA; this is translated from the coding sequence ATGACCTTCGTAACTAAACTCCGACTTCAGAGCGGCAATCGCCCCGCTCTGGACCGAATCGTAGACGAGATTCGCTCGACAGCGGAACGAAAGGGTGCGGAACTCCGCGGGCCTCACTCCGCGCCGCCCGAACGGCTCAGCGTCCCGCAGTACAAGACGGCCGCGGGCGAGGAGCATCGCCAGTTCCGGTCGTGGGACTACACGGTGTACACCCGCGAGATGGAGATCGTGGGCCACAACAAACTGGCCCGGCAGGTCACCGAGTTCGACTTCCCCGACGGCGTCCACGTCGAGGTCGAACTCGAACAGATAGAGCAGATGGCCTGA
- a CDS encoding enoyl-CoA hydratase/isomerase family protein, whose protein sequence is MSDWETISLDYDENVATLTVDRPDRLNALNVDTLEAIEEALAEAESEGVGALVLTGAGDDAFVAGADIGYMQDLSTPEAQAYAELGHRVADKIEQFPAPVIAAINGYAFGGGCELALACDLRVAAESALLGQTEIDLGIIPGWGGTQRLPRLVGDEMARRLIFFGERIDAQDAHEHGLVGDLVASDELDSHVHELAADLAAKPTYALTAAKEALNQSHETDQAAGLRYERRLWSGLFGTHDQREGMEAFLEDREPDFE, encoded by the coding sequence ATGTCCGACTGGGAGACCATCAGCCTCGACTACGACGAGAACGTGGCGACCCTGACCGTGGACCGACCCGACCGACTCAACGCGCTGAACGTCGATACCCTCGAAGCTATCGAGGAGGCCCTCGCCGAGGCCGAGTCGGAGGGCGTCGGCGCGCTCGTCCTCACGGGCGCGGGCGACGACGCCTTCGTCGCTGGCGCGGACATCGGCTACATGCAGGACCTCTCGACGCCCGAGGCCCAAGCCTACGCCGAGTTGGGCCACCGCGTCGCCGACAAAATCGAGCAGTTCCCTGCCCCCGTCATCGCAGCAATCAACGGCTACGCGTTCGGCGGGGGCTGTGAACTCGCGTTGGCCTGCGACCTCCGCGTCGCGGCCGAGAGCGCCCTCCTCGGCCAGACCGAAATCGACCTTGGCATCATCCCCGGGTGGGGTGGAACCCAACGGCTCCCTCGTCTCGTCGGCGACGAGATGGCTCGCCGTCTCATCTTCTTCGGCGAGCGCATCGACGCCCAAGACGCCCACGAACACGGTCTGGTCGGCGACCTCGTGGCCAGCGACGAACTCGATTCTCACGTTCACGAACTCGCGGCCGACCTCGCGGCCAAGCCGACCTACGCGCTCACCGCCGCGAAGGAGGCGCTGAATCAGTCCCACGAGACCGACCAAGCCGCGGGCCTGCGCTACGAGCGCCGCCTCTGGAGCGGCCTGTTCGGCACCCACGACCAGCGCGAGGGGATGGAGGCGTTCTTGGAGGACCGGGAACCGGACTTCGAGTAG
- a CDS encoding inorganic phosphate transporter yields MTGLVFWALVVLATLTGLFTAWALGANSNSPPFAPAIGANAISTMRAAFLIGILAALGALTQGGSISDTVGAGLIDGVAITSLAATAGLLTATAFMAFGVYSGYPVPAAFATTGAMVGVGLSLGGSPAFDTYRRIATFWALVPPVSGGLAYLTATVLRRDDIPETVSVPLLAGVVGGIVANVELSVIPSPPGEQQGSIAGFVAQLVGSPEVAGLDFAAALATLAVAAASFLFIRRRTQVSVDKGVKTFLVVLGSVVAFSSGGSQVGLATGPLENLYRAELGLPGILLLAIGATGILAGAWMGAPRLLQATSREYAQLGIRRSIAALVPGFIIAQAAIALGIPISFNNIIISGVIGGGLAGGSAGVSRRKIGVTLAFWVITLVSSVAVGYGVYWAFAQVLGGAV; encoded by the coding sequence ATGACGGGACTCGTCTTCTGGGCGCTGGTCGTCCTCGCCACGCTGACGGGCCTGTTCACGGCGTGGGCGCTCGGCGCGAACAGCAACTCCCCGCCGTTCGCTCCGGCCATCGGTGCGAACGCCATCTCCACGATGCGCGCGGCGTTCCTCATCGGAATTTTGGCCGCGCTCGGCGCGCTCACGCAGGGCGGGAGCATCTCGGACACCGTGGGCGCGGGCCTCATCGACGGCGTGGCCATCACCTCGCTGGCGGCGACCGCGGGCCTGCTCACCGCGACGGCGTTCATGGCCTTCGGCGTCTACAGCGGCTATCCGGTCCCGGCGGCGTTCGCCACGACGGGAGCGATGGTCGGCGTGGGCCTGTCGCTGGGCGGTTCGCCCGCGTTCGACACCTACCGGCGAATCGCGACGTTCTGGGCGCTCGTCCCGCCAGTCTCGGGCGGACTGGCGTACCTGACCGCCACGGTCCTCCGGCGCGACGACATCCCCGAGACGGTCAGCGTCCCGCTGTTAGCCGGGGTGGTCGGCGGCATCGTGGCGAACGTCGAGTTGAGCGTCATCCCCTCGCCACCGGGCGAACAGCAGGGCTCTATCGCGGGGTTCGTCGCACAACTCGTCGGGTCGCCGGAGGTCGCGGGCCTCGACTTCGCGGCCGCGCTCGCCACGCTCGCGGTCGCGGCCGCGAGTTTCCTGTTCATTCGTCGCCGGACGCAGGTCTCCGTCGATAAGGGCGTCAAGACGTTTCTGGTCGTCCTCGGGAGCGTCGTCGCGTTCTCCAGCGGCGGGTCGCAGGTCGGGTTGGCGACCGGGCCGCTCGAAAATCTCTACCGGGCGGAACTCGGTCTGCCGGGCATCCTCCTGCTGGCTATCGGCGCGACCGGCATCCTCGCCGGCGCGTGGATGGGCGCGCCGCGACTCCTGCAAGCGACCTCGCGGGAGTACGCCCAACTGGGCATCCGGCGCTCCATCGCCGCGCTGGTGCCGGGGTTCATCATCGCACAGGCCGCCATCGCGCTCGGCATCCCCATCTCGTTCAACAACATCATCATCTCGGGCGTCATCGGCGGCGGACTGGCGGGCGGGTCCGCGGGCGTCTCGCGCCGGAAAATCGGGGTGACGCTCGCGTTCTGGGTCATCACGCTGGTCTCGTCGGTCGCGGTCGGCTACGGCGTCTACTGGGCGTTCGCGCAGGTGCTGGGCGGTGCGGTGTAG